One Bosea sp. 685 DNA segment encodes these proteins:
- a CDS encoding CreA family protein has translation MQVRHHVFAVLAAFAVAGGLAAPASAQEDLIFRKSTVWKMLTPDDKLAVYGVDDPVVEGVACHYTVPEKGGVAGMFGVAEQVSDISLACRQIGPIKFKDKSEQGDVVFRERRSLIWKKMQIVRGCDAKRNVLIYMVYTDKLIEGSPQNSTSTVPIMPWGGTGEITKCADWVK, from the coding sequence ATGCAGGTCCGCCATCATGTCTTCGCCGTCCTGGCCGCGTTCGCTGTCGCAGGAGGCCTGGCCGCTCCGGCCTCCGCGCAGGAAGACCTGATCTTCCGCAAGTCGACCGTCTGGAAGATGCTGACGCCCGACGACAAGCTCGCGGTCTACGGCGTCGATGATCCGGTCGTCGAGGGCGTCGCCTGCCACTATACCGTGCCCGAGAAGGGCGGCGTCGCCGGCATGTTCGGCGTCGCCGAGCAGGTCTCGGACATCTCGCTCGCCTGCCGGCAGATCGGCCCGATCAAGTTCAAGGACAAGTCCGAGCAGGGCGATGTCGTCTTCCGCGAGCGCCGCTCGCTGATCTGGAAGAAGATGCAGATCGTGCGCGGCTGCGACGCCAAGCGCAACGTATTGATCTACATGGTCTATACCGACAAGCTGATCGAGGGCTCCCCGCAGAATTCGACCTCGACCGTGCCGATCATGCCCTGGGGCGGGACCGGCGAGATTACGAAATGTGCGGACTGGGTGAAGTGA